Proteins encoded in a region of the Saccharothrix ecbatanensis genome:
- a CDS encoding fumarate hydratase has protein sequence MPPPNFLAPEFQYTDVLPLAKDNHTEYRLVTPDGVSVVEAAGRTFLQVEPEALTLLAKEAIRDIQHLLRPSHLAQLRAIVDDPEASGNDRFVAMDLLRNACISAGGVLPMCQDTGTAIVMGKRTESVLTGGADAEALSRGIFEAYQELNLRYSQMAPVTFWDEKNTGTNLPAQIDLFTAPGVEPKYEFLFMAKGGGSANKTFLYQETKALLNPSRLARFLDEKLRSLGTAACPPYHLAVVVGGLSAEQNLKVAKLASARYLDGLPTEGSAQGHAFRDVDLEQQVLELTRNFGIGAQFGGKYFCHDVRVIRLPRHGASCPVGIAVSCSADRQAKAKITPEGVFIEQMERDPAHFLPDIHGEELSDEVVQIDLTRPMSEIRATLSALPVKTRVSLTGPLVVARDIAHAKIMERLDAGEPMPQYLKDHPVYYAGPAKTPEGYASGSFGPTTAGRMDSYVERFQAEGGSLVMLAKGNRSKQVTQACQTHGGFYLGSIGGPAARLAQDCIRKVEVLEYAELGMEAVWKIEVEDFPAFVVVDDKGNDFFAETSAPTLQITFRK, from the coding sequence GTGCCTCCGCCGAACTTCTTGGCACCTGAGTTCCAGTACACCGACGTCCTGCCCCTGGCCAAGGACAACCACACCGAGTACCGGCTCGTGACGCCGGACGGGGTGTCGGTCGTCGAGGCCGCCGGCCGGACGTTCCTCCAGGTCGAGCCGGAAGCGTTGACGCTGCTGGCCAAGGAGGCCATCCGGGACATCCAGCACCTCCTGCGGCCCTCGCACCTGGCCCAGCTGCGCGCGATCGTGGACGACCCCGAGGCCAGCGGCAACGACCGGTTCGTCGCCATGGACCTGCTGCGCAACGCCTGCATCTCGGCGGGCGGCGTGCTGCCCATGTGCCAGGACACCGGCACCGCCATCGTGATGGGCAAGCGCACCGAGTCCGTGCTGACCGGCGGCGCCGACGCGGAAGCCCTGTCACGCGGCATCTTCGAGGCCTACCAAGAGTTGAATCTTCGGTACTCGCAGATGGCGCCGGTCACCTTCTGGGACGAGAAGAACACCGGCACCAACCTGCCCGCGCAGATCGACCTGTTCACCGCGCCGGGCGTGGAGCCGAAGTACGAGTTCCTGTTCATGGCCAAGGGCGGCGGGTCGGCCAACAAGACGTTCCTGTACCAGGAGACGAAGGCGCTGCTGAACCCGTCGCGGCTGGCCAGGTTCCTGGACGAGAAGCTGCGCTCGCTCGGCACCGCGGCCTGCCCGCCGTACCACCTGGCGGTCGTCGTCGGCGGTCTGTCGGCGGAGCAGAACCTGAAGGTCGCCAAGCTCGCGTCCGCCCGGTACCTCGACGGCCTGCCCACCGAGGGTTCGGCGCAGGGACACGCGTTCCGGGACGTCGACCTGGAGCAGCAGGTGCTGGAGCTGACCCGGAACTTCGGCATCGGCGCCCAGTTCGGCGGCAAGTACTTCTGCCACGACGTGCGCGTGATCCGGCTGCCCCGGCACGGCGCGTCCTGCCCGGTCGGCATCGCGGTGTCGTGCTCGGCGGACCGGCAGGCCAAGGCGAAGATCACCCCCGAGGGTGTCTTCATCGAGCAGATGGAACGCGACCCGGCGCACTTCCTGCCCGACATCCACGGTGAGGAGCTGTCCGACGAGGTCGTGCAGATCGACCTGACCCGGCCGATGTCGGAGATCCGCGCCACGCTGTCCGCGCTGCCGGTGAAGACGCGGGTGTCGCTGACCGGGCCGTTGGTGGTGGCGCGGGACATCGCGCACGCCAAGATCATGGAACGGCTGGACGCGGGCGAGCCGATGCCGCAGTACCTGAAGGACCACCCGGTGTACTACGCCGGTCCGGCCAAGACGCCCGAGGGTTACGCGTCCGGGTCGTTCGGGCCGACGACGGCCGGGCGGATGGACTCGTACGTCGAGCGGTTCCAGGCCGAGGGCGGATCGCTGGTGATGCTGGCCAAGGGCAACCGGTCCAAGCAGGTGACCCAGGCGTGCCAGACGCACGGCGGGTTCTACCTGGGGTCGATCGGCGGACCGGCGGCGCGGCTGGCGCAGGATTGCATCCGCAAGGTCGAGGTGCTGGAGTACGCCGAGCTGGGCATGGAGGCGGTCTGGAAGATCGAGGTGGAGGACTTCCCGGCGTTCGTCGTGGTGGACGACAAGGGCAACGACTTCTTCGCCGAGACCTCCGCCCCGACCCTCCAGATCACGTTCCGGAAGTGA
- a CDS encoding phosphotransferase family protein, with protein MVDSLTKRRLSGAELDALVRRVLGVPLAEHVELTEGMFNTAYRLTAADGRVTVLKVAPPPDVPLLTHERDLMRTEALAFELMTARGLPVPEVLLHEDGLLLMTALHGVPWMSVRPGLSDAEQGALRRELGTIVRDLHRITGDVFGYVQGPNAATWREAFTKMVDAVLADADRFGVELPDVRPAFEARAHLLDEVTEPVFVHFDLWEGNIFLADGHIEGIIDPERALFGDPLAEIASVALFADLDDDYKSGYGVEGFTEAEEIRIALYRAYLCLVMIVEGVPRGYAGEEREAHVRFFREKLAEYLEL; from the coding sequence GTGGTCGACAGTCTCACCAAGCGACGGCTCTCCGGAGCTGAACTCGACGCCCTCGTCCGCCGTGTCCTCGGTGTGCCGCTCGCGGAGCACGTGGAGCTGACGGAGGGCATGTTCAACACCGCCTACCGGCTCACGGCGGCGGACGGTCGCGTGACCGTGCTGAAGGTCGCGCCACCGCCGGACGTGCCACTGCTGACCCACGAACGCGACCTGATGCGCACGGAGGCGTTGGCGTTCGAGCTGATGACGGCGCGCGGCCTGCCGGTGCCGGAAGTCCTGCTGCACGAGGACGGCCTGCTGCTGATGACGGCGCTGCACGGCGTGCCGTGGATGTCGGTGCGGCCGGGGTTGAGCGATGCCGAGCAGGGGGCGTTGCGGCGTGAGCTGGGCACGATCGTCCGTGACCTGCACCGGATCACCGGTGACGTGTTCGGCTACGTGCAGGGGCCGAACGCGGCGACGTGGCGTGAGGCGTTCACGAAGATGGTGGACGCGGTGCTCGCCGACGCGGACCGGTTCGGCGTGGAGCTGCCCGACGTGCGGCCTGCGTTCGAGGCTCGGGCGCACCTGCTGGACGAGGTCACCGAGCCCGTGTTCGTGCACTTCGACCTGTGGGAGGGGAACATCTTCCTCGCCGACGGGCACATCGAGGGAATCATCGACCCGGAACGGGCTTTGTTCGGCGACCCGTTGGCCGAGATCGCGTCCGTGGCGTTGTTCGCCGACCTGGACGACGACTACAAGTCGGGCTACGGGGTCGAGGGGTTCACCGAGGCGGAGGAGATCCGGATCGCGCTCTACCGCGCGTACCTGTGCCTCGTGATGATCGTGGAGGGCGTGCCGCGCGGTTACGCCGGCGAGGAACGCGAGGCGCACGTGCGCTTCTTCCGAGAGAAGCTCGCGGAGTACTTGGAGTTGTAG